A region of Parachlamydia acanthamoebae DNA encodes the following proteins:
- a CDS encoding Lpg1974 family pore-forming outer membrane protein — translation MTYFMRKIYVAVTLLSITSLGYANEDYDNSLTCGETENDFCCEPISCGLGFISADLLYWRAFESGLDACVPGQVSDIVTSDGKVVSRFKGRGRDPHFDWNPGFRIAAGYELPCSDLDIAASWTYFHSRSHGPRNHGNKIRWNLNFDAVDVVAGYESDFGACFALRPFGGLRGAWIDQKLRIHGTSNSASSSVTNDLLEAKTKNKENFWGVGPLIGLGADWNIGCGFSLYTSASIAWLYGNIDVRLREADETVDTVNLCRVKKRLDANLAVADAALGIRWQTCFCRNTRLILQLGLEHHRYFDYNRIGGYGDLCFDGFNFSAGLEF, via the coding sequence ATGACATACTTCATGAGAAAGATATATGTAGCAGTAACTCTCTTGTCGATTACTTCATTGGGTTATGCCAACGAAGATTATGATAATTCACTGACCTGTGGAGAAACTGAGAACGACTTTTGCTGCGAACCTATTAGTTGTGGCCTCGGGTTCATCAGTGCTGATCTATTATATTGGAGAGCTTTCGAAAGTGGGCTTGATGCTTGCGTTCCTGGACAAGTTTCCGACATTGTGACATCGGACGGAAAAGTGGTTTCTAGATTCAAAGGAAGGGGTCGAGACCCTCACTTTGATTGGAATCCAGGTTTTCGAATCGCTGCCGGTTATGAACTGCCTTGCAGCGACTTAGATATAGCAGCATCTTGGACGTATTTTCATTCTCGTTCGCATGGCCCGAGAAATCATGGAAATAAAATTCGATGGAATCTCAATTTTGATGCTGTAGATGTTGTAGCTGGCTATGAATCAGATTTCGGTGCATGTTTTGCTCTGAGACCTTTTGGGGGATTGCGTGGAGCATGGATCGATCAAAAGCTACGCATACATGGGACTTCCAATTCAGCAAGTTCTTCTGTAACAAATGACCTGCTTGAGGCCAAAACAAAGAATAAAGAAAATTTCTGGGGAGTAGGTCCTTTAATAGGTCTTGGAGCAGACTGGAACATCGGATGTGGTTTTAGCTTATATACAAGTGCCTCTATAGCTTGGTTATATGGAAACATTGATGTAAGACTTAGGGAAGCTGATGAGACTGTAGATACGGTTAACCTTTGCAGGGTAAAAAAACGTCTCGATGCTAATCTAGCGGTTGCTGATGCTGCATTGGGCATTCGCTGGCAAACATGTTTTTGCAGAAATACTCGATTAATTTTACAGCTAGGCTTAGAGCACCACCGTTATTTTGATTACAACCGAATTGGCGGTTATGGTGATCTGTGCTTTGATGGATTCAATTTTTCTGCTGGGCTTGAGTTTTAA
- a CDS encoding alpha,alpha-trehalose-phosphate synthase (UDP-forming) → MDDNLESSRLMIVSNRLPVVFSREDGKLKSSPGSGGLVTALAPVLKNRGGIWVGWPGFVEGDEQEVIQEMNKSQKEVGFSFSPVFLTKEDVDLYYNGFANEVIWPLFHDLQSDCRFDPKYWTKAQEVTHKFALAVQKKHKKNDFTWVHDYHLILLGGELRKLNITSKLAFFLHIPFPAPDIFLKLPWRFQILRALLEYDLIGFQTMQDQKNFVHCLRKLLPDINLTSSRGLHFCELGEREIRIGSFPISIDFNAFSKSAAKKEIANHAKISHEKLSGQKIIFSLDRLDITKGIPYRLEAIRDLLKHHPELHAKITFIQVVIPSRTDIPKYQNLKNEVDRLVGEINSQFTQAGWVPIEYLFRPLTQQELLAFYRTSEIVLVTPVRDGMNLVSKEFVASNVEENGVLILSEFAGAAAQFQHEAFLINPYDIEGLSKAIFDALQLPKEERKKRMKKMRRNTKRHDIFRWVRLYLRAAFSKDLQDFPVIQEYVPTENPPEQT, encoded by the coding sequence ATGGATGATAATCTTGAGAGTAGTCGCTTAATGATCGTTTCCAATCGATTACCGGTCGTTTTTTCACGGGAAGATGGAAAACTAAAATCAAGCCCTGGTTCTGGAGGACTTGTCACTGCTCTAGCCCCTGTATTAAAAAATCGGGGAGGGATTTGGGTGGGTTGGCCTGGATTTGTTGAAGGTGACGAACAAGAAGTGATCCAAGAAATGAATAAATCCCAGAAAGAGGTCGGCTTTTCCTTTTCCCCCGTTTTTCTGACAAAAGAAGATGTTGATTTATACTACAACGGCTTTGCAAATGAAGTGATTTGGCCTCTCTTCCATGATTTACAGTCGGATTGCCGCTTTGATCCAAAATATTGGACAAAAGCTCAAGAGGTCACACACAAATTTGCACTTGCAGTTCAAAAGAAACATAAGAAAAATGACTTTACTTGGGTGCATGATTACCATTTGATTCTTTTAGGTGGAGAGCTTCGTAAATTAAATATTACATCCAAGCTGGCCTTTTTTTTACACATCCCCTTTCCTGCCCCAGATATCTTTTTGAAACTCCCTTGGCGCTTCCAGATTCTACGTGCATTATTGGAATATGACTTGATCGGATTCCAAACCATGCAAGATCAAAAAAACTTTGTCCACTGCTTGCGAAAGCTTCTTCCTGATATCAATCTTACAAGTTCACGTGGCTTACATTTTTGCGAGCTCGGAGAGCGAGAGATTCGAATTGGCTCCTTTCCTATCAGTATTGACTTTAATGCATTTTCAAAATCCGCAGCTAAAAAAGAAATTGCCAATCACGCAAAGATCAGCCACGAAAAGTTGAGTGGGCAAAAGATTATTTTTTCATTGGACCGCTTGGATATCACAAAAGGCATTCCCTATCGATTGGAAGCGATTCGAGATTTGCTTAAACATCATCCAGAACTTCATGCAAAAATTACCTTTATTCAAGTCGTCATTCCTAGCCGAACAGATATTCCTAAGTATCAGAATCTAAAAAACGAAGTAGATCGTTTAGTCGGAGAAATTAATAGCCAATTTACCCAAGCAGGTTGGGTACCGATTGAATATCTATTTCGCCCTCTCACACAACAAGAACTGCTTGCTTTTTATCGCACTTCCGAAATAGTCCTAGTAACACCAGTTAGAGATGGAATGAATCTTGTCTCAAAAGAATTTGTAGCTTCAAATGTGGAAGAAAACGGCGTTTTGATTTTGAGTGAATTTGCCGGGGCAGCTGCTCAATTTCAACATGAAGCCTTTTTAATTAACCCTTATGACATTGAAGGACTATCAAAAGCGATTTTTGATGCCTTGCAACTTCCTAAAGAAGAACGAAAAAAAAGAATGAAAAAAATGCGCAGAAATACAAAACGACATGATATTTTTCGATGGGTGCGCCTCTATTTAAGAGCCGCATTTTCAAAAGACCTTCAAGATTTTCCTGTTATTCAAGAATATGTGCCCACGGAAAATCCACCTGAACAAACTTAA